From a single Paraburkholderia edwinii genomic region:
- a CDS encoding thiamine pyrophosphate-binding protein, translating to MSVKESKRRDFLKGALAAGAAAGTTLVAPKPVRAQTGGPQPASAATPSAPTVAAETMGSNDQPMPEPGKHVANPGSDFMIDVFKNANLEYVAMVTSSAMRGLQESIVNYGGNRAPQLVVCCHEEVATGMAHGYAKMAGKPMGAMMHSVVGLQHASMAIYNAWCDRVPVMVVSGNTADANKRLPGVEWFHTAVDPGAMVRDMVKWDDAPASLQNFGESFMRARMLATTPPMAPVLVLADSELQEEPIGDRSALSIPPLREVIPPEADAKTIAAVAKAIANAAHPVIVVDRTARSQEGVELLVKLAESLNAPVIDLYGRMNFPTNHFLHQTGRRGHLLREADVILALEVNDVWGLVNHMSDTPGRPWKRVIKPDAQVISISSSYLYSRSAFGDVQRYLAADMMIGADAQTTLPDLIEAVTHASRDHASTIAARKKPMVDAYLAMRNGARRRAAAGWDASPISTARLCQEIWAQIKHEKWSLVSQAQFESFWPQQLWDFTDHKHFMGNSGGYGIGYGLPAAAGAALACKAEGRIAVDIQPDGDLMFVPSVLWTLAHHKIPLLIVMHNNRAWHQETMHVQRIAVQRDRDPHSWRVGTLIEAPYVDFAGMAKSMGVWAEGPISDPAQLGPALQRALAVVKSGQPALLDVVTQPR from the coding sequence ATGTCTGTAAAAGAATCGAAGCGCCGCGACTTTCTGAAGGGTGCGCTGGCGGCAGGCGCCGCCGCCGGCACGACGCTGGTCGCGCCAAAGCCTGTGCGCGCGCAAACCGGTGGCCCACAGCCAGCTTCGGCGGCGACACCGTCCGCGCCCACCGTAGCAGCAGAAACGATGGGGTCGAACGATCAGCCCATGCCGGAACCCGGCAAGCACGTCGCGAATCCCGGCTCCGATTTCATGATCGACGTGTTCAAAAACGCCAACCTCGAATACGTCGCGATGGTGACGTCGTCGGCGATGCGCGGCTTGCAGGAGTCTATCGTCAACTATGGCGGCAACCGGGCGCCGCAGTTGGTCGTGTGTTGCCACGAAGAAGTCGCGACCGGCATGGCGCACGGCTACGCGAAGATGGCGGGCAAGCCGATGGGCGCGATGATGCATTCGGTGGTGGGCCTGCAACATGCGTCGATGGCGATCTATAACGCGTGGTGCGATCGTGTGCCGGTGATGGTGGTGTCCGGCAATACGGCGGATGCCAACAAACGCTTGCCGGGCGTCGAATGGTTTCACACCGCCGTGGACCCCGGTGCAATGGTGCGCGATATGGTGAAGTGGGACGATGCGCCTGCTTCGCTACAGAATTTCGGCGAATCGTTCATGCGTGCCCGCATGCTTGCGACGACACCACCGATGGCCCCGGTGCTGGTGCTCGCCGATAGTGAATTGCAGGAAGAGCCAATTGGCGACCGCAGTGCGCTAAGCATCCCGCCCTTGCGTGAGGTGATTCCGCCCGAGGCCGATGCGAAGACCATCGCGGCAGTCGCGAAAGCGATTGCGAATGCCGCGCATCCGGTGATCGTGGTCGATCGCACCGCGCGCTCGCAAGAAGGCGTCGAACTATTGGTGAAACTGGCCGAAAGCCTGAATGCGCCGGTGATCGACCTCTATGGGCGCATGAATTTCCCGACTAACCATTTCCTGCATCAAACGGGACGGCGCGGTCATTTGCTGCGCGAAGCCGATGTGATTCTGGCGCTCGAGGTGAATGACGTCTGGGGGCTGGTCAATCATATGTCCGACACGCCGGGCCGGCCGTGGAAGCGCGTGATCAAGCCGGACGCGCAGGTGATCAGCATCAGCTCGAGCTATCTCTATTCCAGATCGGCCTTCGGCGACGTGCAGCGCTATCTGGCGGCAGACATGATGATCGGCGCCGACGCGCAGACTACGTTACCCGATTTGATCGAGGCAGTCACGCATGCGTCCCGCGACCATGCGTCGACCATCGCGGCACGCAAGAAGCCGATGGTCGATGCCTATCTTGCGATGCGCAATGGCGCCCGGCGGCGCGCCGCGGCCGGTTGGGACGCGAGTCCGATTTCAACTGCGCGACTCTGTCAGGAAATCTGGGCGCAGATTAAACACGAGAAGTGGTCGCTCGTATCTCAAGCGCAGTTCGAGAGCTTCTGGCCGCAGCAACTGTGGGATTTCACCGATCACAAGCATTTCATGGGCAATTCCGGCGGCTATGGCATTGGTTACGGCTTGCCGGCGGCGGCCGGCGCGGCGCTCGCGTGTAAGGCCGAAGGCCGCATCGCGGTAGATATACAGCCCGATGGCGACCTGATGTTCGTGCCTTCGGTGCTGTGGACCCTGGCACACCATAAGATTCCGCTGCTGATCGTCATGCATAACAACCGCGCCTGGCATCAGGAAACGATGCACGTGCAACGAATCGCGGTGCAACGCGATCGTGATCCGCACTCATGGCGGGTGGGTACGCTGATCGAGGCGCCGTATGTCGACTTTGCGGGCATGGCGAAATCGATGGGCGTGTGGGCTGAAGGACCGATTTCCGATCCCGCGCAACTGGGGCCAGCGCTGCAGCGTGCGTTGGCAGTGGTAAAGAGCGGCCAGCCGGCCCTGCTCGATGTCGTCACTCAACCGCGTTAG
- a CDS encoding c-type cytochrome, whose amino-acid sequence MKPGKVARSAALLVCVLAAGIVPAGAQTRPMPGPSDAHARHGHELFLQNGCYLCHGTVGQGGVGPAIGVDVLPFVAISNYVRAPSGEMPPFSTRVLSDTDLQDIYAYLISLPQPQAPDSIPLLPKVDVAGAH is encoded by the coding sequence ATGAAGCCAGGCAAAGTTGCCCGCAGCGCAGCGCTGCTCGTGTGCGTGCTGGCCGCCGGCATCGTGCCGGCCGGCGCGCAAACCCGTCCGATGCCGGGACCTTCCGACGCGCATGCGCGCCACGGACACGAACTGTTTCTCCAGAACGGCTGTTATCTCTGCCACGGCACCGTGGGTCAGGGGGGCGTCGGCCCGGCGATCGGTGTCGACGTATTGCCTTTCGTCGCGATTTCGAACTACGTGCGAGCGCCATCTGGCGAAATGCCGCCTTTTTCGACCAGGGTGTTGAGTGACACGGATCTGCAGGATATCTACGCGTATCTCATCTCGTTGCCACAACCGCAAGCGCCAGACAGCATTCCGTTACTGCCGAAAGTCGATGTGGCGGGCGCGCATTGA
- a CDS encoding tetratricopeptide repeat protein gives MLYLIAHLAVDCYTLRLTVPPVSVPPSLENRGYRPESVAGLVTIEMQRMGALANVTIPHEEISGASESRLDIRIPGQDITYHAVLDFLKQMTHRADVAVRIDIAEKEGSALVAHLRVEGGPFDGRQDKVEAGPDTAEIDAFIKEVGTTAMRLAQPNVLASHLVKEAEDNHCSGAGCDLNFSKAERIYDEVLRLPMGRSGAQAQAIAQATAQAGKADILIIRGRFEDARELSKEGAARFGESAALHQINAVALEHNGHRDEAIRELRAGVRRSDATAETWRVYGDVLIHAWYESGDPKRYEDAIKAFKSAHEAEPRFADNLHDWGEALLSNGKLDEAVAKFSSAVSVSGDRHGPSRIGWSIALYCKGDVKGARVELDRASRINGSNDDIARVLAAMSKGVRGVRPGGIVPVGDMADGGPGADDSTADDPALLAQTANGSVHPAAYYRRCAQGMLRARSVGTSKFQS, from the coding sequence GTGCTTTATCTGATCGCGCATCTCGCCGTCGACTGCTACACGCTAAGATTGACTGTACCGCCCGTTAGCGTGCCGCCGTCGCTGGAAAACCGCGGCTATCGGCCGGAATCTGTGGCAGGTCTCGTAACGATCGAGATGCAGAGAATGGGTGCGCTCGCGAATGTGACGATCCCGCACGAAGAGATTAGTGGCGCCTCCGAATCCAGACTCGATATCCGGATACCCGGGCAAGACATCACGTATCACGCGGTGCTCGACTTTCTGAAGCAGATGACGCACCGCGCCGACGTGGCGGTTCGCATCGATATTGCCGAAAAGGAAGGTTCTGCACTCGTCGCGCATCTTCGCGTAGAGGGTGGCCCGTTCGACGGAAGACAGGATAAAGTCGAGGCCGGCCCCGACACCGCGGAGATCGACGCGTTCATCAAGGAAGTCGGCACCACCGCAATGCGGCTGGCGCAGCCGAATGTTCTTGCGAGCCACCTCGTTAAAGAAGCCGAAGACAATCACTGCAGCGGCGCCGGTTGCGACCTCAACTTCAGCAAGGCCGAACGCATCTACGACGAAGTGCTGCGATTGCCGATGGGCCGTTCCGGCGCGCAAGCGCAGGCGATCGCTCAGGCGACTGCTCAGGCAGGCAAAGCGGACATCCTGATCATTCGCGGCAGATTCGAAGATGCACGCGAGCTCAGCAAGGAAGGCGCCGCCCGCTTCGGTGAATCGGCTGCACTGCATCAGATCAACGCGGTCGCGCTCGAGCACAACGGACATCGGGACGAAGCGATCCGCGAATTGCGTGCCGGCGTCCGGCGCTCGGACGCGACGGCGGAAACATGGCGCGTCTATGGCGACGTGTTGATCCATGCGTGGTACGAAAGCGGCGACCCGAAACGATACGAAGACGCAATCAAAGCATTCAAGTCGGCGCACGAAGCGGAGCCGCGCTTTGCCGACAATCTTCATGACTGGGGTGAAGCGCTGCTGTCGAATGGCAAACTCGATGAGGCCGTGGCGAAATTTTCGTCGGCGGTGAGCGTCAGCGGCGATCGCCATGGGCCTTCACGAATCGGCTGGAGTATCGCGCTTTACTGCAAGGGGGACGTTAAGGGCGCGCGCGTAGAGCTGGATCGCGCGAGCCGTATCAACGGTAGCAATGACGATATCGCACGCGTGCTTGCGGCTATGTCGAAGGGCGTACGAGGCGTGAGGCCGGGTGGAATCGTGCCGGTTGGCGATATGGCGGACGGCGGACCGGGGGCCGACGATTCGACGGCCGACGACCCAGCCTTACTCGCACAAACAGCAAACGGTTCAGTGCATCCGGCCGCTTACTACCGTCGATGCGCGCAAGGGATGCTACGGGCGAGAAGCGTCGGCACGTCGAAGTTCCAGTCGTGA
- a CDS encoding uracil-DNA glycosylase family protein, protein MRIMKQSPLNALLRDIRACTICAPVLPHAPRPIVAASEKSRILIIGQAPGARVHASGIPWSDASGTRLRTWLGVDDAAFYDDTKFALVPMGFCFPGRGASGDLPPRPECAARWHNDLLAQMRSVRLTVLIGQYALRFGLGNASSTTLTETLLRWRDFSPKIIPLPHPSPRNIAWFKRNPWFEADVLPTLREQVALALS, encoded by the coding sequence ATGCGGATCATGAAGCAATCTCCTCTGAATGCCCTGCTGCGCGACATCCGCGCCTGCACGATCTGTGCGCCTGTGCTGCCGCACGCGCCTCGGCCGATCGTGGCCGCGTCCGAAAAATCGCGAATTCTGATAATCGGCCAGGCGCCCGGCGCGCGCGTGCACGCGTCGGGCATCCCATGGAGCGATGCGAGCGGCACGCGGCTGCGCACGTGGCTCGGCGTCGACGATGCAGCCTTTTACGACGACACAAAATTCGCCCTCGTGCCGATGGGCTTCTGCTTTCCGGGCCGCGGTGCAAGCGGCGATCTGCCGCCACGCCCGGAATGCGCCGCGCGCTGGCACAACGATCTGCTGGCGCAGATGCGCTCGGTTCGGCTCACGGTGCTGATCGGACAATACGCGTTACGGTTTGGACTCGGCAACGCATCGAGCACGACGCTAACCGAGACGCTGCTGCGGTGGCGCGACTTCAGCCCGAAGATCATTCCCTTGCCGCATCCCTCGCCACGCAACATCGCGTGGTTCAAGCGCAACCCATGGTTCGAAGCGGACGTGTTGCCGACGCTTCGCGAGCAGGTCGCGCTGGCGTTGTCGTGA
- a CDS encoding carbonic anhydrase family protein, with amino-acid sequence MDAIRNCCRMAHSMNTGRRMWLKAAVSTLTIVAGIGFEADTAEAAALTKEKRDSLTPDQIIELMKKGNARFRAGKMQPRDFLAQKRASAAGQYPAAVILSCIDSRAPAEIILDAGIGDTFNARVAGNVSNPDILGSLEFACAASGAKVVLVMGHTSCGAIKGAIDNVQLGNLTGLLDQIKPAVEATQYTGERSSKNLAFVDAVARTNVQQTITSIRNGSPTLHDLESKGQIKIVGAMYELNGGEVKFL; translated from the coding sequence ATGGACGCAATCAGAAATTGCTGCCGGATGGCTCACTCCATGAACACCGGGCGCCGCATGTGGCTGAAAGCGGCGGTGAGCACGCTAACGATCGTGGCGGGAATCGGGTTCGAGGCAGATACCGCCGAAGCCGCCGCGCTCACAAAGGAGAAGCGCGATTCGCTGACACCCGACCAGATCATCGAGCTGATGAAAAAGGGCAACGCGCGCTTTCGCGCGGGCAAGATGCAACCGCGCGACTTTCTCGCACAGAAGCGGGCGAGTGCCGCGGGACAGTACCCGGCGGCCGTTATCCTCAGTTGCATCGATTCGCGCGCCCCCGCGGAAATCATTCTCGACGCGGGCATCGGCGACACGTTCAATGCGCGTGTAGCCGGCAACGTGTCCAATCCGGACATCCTGGGCAGTCTCGAGTTCGCATGCGCGGCGTCCGGCGCGAAAGTGGTCCTCGTGATGGGCCACACATCGTGCGGGGCGATCAAAGGAGCGATCGACAACGTGCAGCTCGGCAATCTGACGGGGCTGCTCGACCAGATCAAACCGGCGGTCGAAGCGACGCAGTACACGGGGGAACGGAGCAGCAAGAACCTCGCATTTGTCGACGCCGTCGCGCGCACCAACGTTCAGCAGACGATCACGTCGATCCGTAATGGCAGCCCAACGCTGCACGATCTGGAAAGCAAAGGGCAGATCAAGATCGTCGGCGCCATGTACGAACTGAACGGTGGCGAGGTGAAGTTTCTGTGA
- a CDS encoding ArsR/SmtB family transcription factor, whose translation MDSNLVVRALGALAHESRLAIFRALVVAGPDGMPAGEIAQQLGIAPSGLSFHLKDLTHAELVKPRQEGRFVIYTANFEAMTDLIAFLTENCCAGTPCAASDPSSCCGDKS comes from the coding sequence ATGGACTCGAACCTCGTCGTACGCGCGCTCGGCGCGCTCGCTCACGAATCCCGCCTCGCCATCTTTCGCGCGCTGGTTGTCGCCGGCCCGGACGGCATGCCCGCAGGCGAAATCGCGCAGCAGCTCGGCATCGCGCCTTCAGGCCTGTCGTTTCATCTCAAGGATCTGACGCATGCGGAGCTCGTCAAGCCGCGGCAGGAAGGGCGTTTCGTCATTTACACAGCCAATTTCGAGGCGATGACCGATCTCATCGCGTTCCTGACTGAGAACTGCTGCGCCGGCACACCGTGCGCGGCAAGCGACCCCTCTTCCTGTTGCGGAGACAAATCATGA
- a CDS encoding ArsI/CadI family heavy metal resistance metalloenzyme: MKRMHIHVSVENLSDSIQFYRAMFGNAEPTVIKHDYCKWELTDPAVNFAISQRGAKLGIDHVGIQVETDVELAEMNERFAAAQLPVETQTGTTCCYAKSDKAWTVDPQGVAWETFRTLEAAPVYGQSRESSQAAATACCTPVESVVGFRSRT, from the coding sequence ATGAAGCGCATGCACATTCACGTGTCGGTCGAGAATCTGAGCGACAGCATCCAGTTCTATCGTGCGATGTTCGGCAATGCGGAGCCGACCGTCATCAAGCACGACTACTGCAAGTGGGAACTGACCGATCCGGCGGTCAACTTCGCGATTTCCCAACGCGGCGCGAAGCTCGGTATCGATCATGTCGGCATTCAGGTCGAGACCGATGTGGAACTGGCCGAGATGAACGAGCGCTTCGCGGCGGCGCAATTGCCCGTCGAGACGCAGACCGGCACGACATGCTGCTACGCGAAGTCGGATAAGGCATGGACCGTCGATCCGCAGGGCGTTGCATGGGAGACGTTCCGGACACTTGAGGCGGCGCCTGTTTATGGGCAGTCGCGCGAGTCGTCGCAAGCGGCTGCCACCGCGTGCTGTACACCGGTTGAATCGGTCGTCGGTTTCCGGAGCCGCACGTGA
- a CDS encoding arsenate reductase ArsC, producing the protein MAEALFNVLGKGHFRAYSAGSHPTGAVNPLAVERCEALGYDTSNVRSKSWDEFATPDAPPMDFIVTVCDQAAGEVCPIWPGQPITAHWGFEDPAAFEGSVDEKRKVFDKVFRQIMSRVSQFVNLPLHVLDHHAIQREMREIGAQPAEVSNEPR; encoded by the coding sequence ATGGCCGAAGCGTTATTCAATGTGCTCGGCAAAGGCCATTTCCGCGCATACAGCGCGGGCAGTCATCCGACCGGTGCGGTCAACCCTTTGGCTGTCGAACGTTGTGAAGCGCTGGGTTATGACACGTCGAATGTACGCAGCAAGAGCTGGGATGAATTCGCCACGCCCGATGCGCCGCCGATGGATTTCATCGTGACGGTATGCGACCAGGCCGCGGGTGAAGTCTGTCCGATCTGGCCCGGCCAGCCGATTACCGCGCATTGGGGCTTTGAAGACCCGGCCGCATTCGAAGGCAGCGTCGATGAAAAGCGCAAGGTGTTCGACAAGGTGTTCCGGCAAATCATGAGCCGCGTCAGCCAGTTCGTGAATCTGCCGTTGCATGTGCTCGACCACCACGCAATCCAGCGCGAAATGCGCGAGATCGGCGCGCAGCCCGCGGAGGTGTCGAATGAGCCACGCTGA